The Cheilinus undulatus linkage group 2, ASM1832078v1, whole genome shotgun sequence genome has a window encoding:
- the LOC121517506 gene encoding claudin-like protein ZF-A89: MTAKLEVLAMVLGSIGLLGTILATALPMWKVSAFIGANLIVMEELWEGLWMNCYRQEDFRMQCKVYDSVLILPTELQAARGLMCTSVIVVILALSITGCGTRKCKCCVDNMKSKNVTLALGGCFYLLSCLTTLIPVSWVGHTIIRKFYNPTMDDSQKRELGEALFIGWGTSGILLITGIIVLFCFSKRRSEEETYADAYLMAGRDEKKEESVYLQRTPSSSYKHQVYV; the protein is encoded by the coding sequence ATGACAGCAAAGCTGGAGGTCTTAGCCATGGTCCTGGGCTCTATTGGCCTCCTTGGGACCATTCTAGCCACTGCCCTGCCAATGTGGAAGGTCTCTGCcttcattggagcaaatctcaTTGTCATGGAGGAACTCTGGGAGGGCTTGTGGATGAACTGCTACAGACAAGAAGACTTCAGGATGCAGTGTAAGGTGTATGACTCAGTGCTTATTCTGCCAACAGAGCTGCAGGCAGCCAGGGGGCTTATGTGCACCTCTGTTATCGTGGTAATCCTCGCCCTCTCCATCACAGGATGTGGGACCCGAAAGTGTAAGTGTTGTGTTGACAACATGAAGAGCAAGAACGTTACCCTGGCTTTAGGTGGCTGTTTTTACCTGCTTTCCTGTTTGACAACACTAATCCCTGTCAGCTGGGTGGGCCACACAATCATTAGAAAATTCTACAATCCGACAATGGACGATTCTCAGAAACGGGAGCTGGGGGAGGCCCTCTTCATTGGCTGGGGCACATCGGGAATTCTGCTGATTACTGGGATCATTGTTCTGTTCTGCTTCAGCAAACGTAGATCAGAGGAAGAGACCTATGCCGACGCGTATCTTATGGCAGGGAGGGATGAAAAGAAGGAGGAGAGCGTGTATCTGCAAAGGACTCCATCCAGCTCTTATAAACATCAAGTATATGTGTAA
- the LOC121517489 gene encoding claudin-8-like translates to MATYTAYSGYSKPPQSYAGSYYDEKQARAYADYQDSIYEEKQRIAKKDRREAICCEVVALIIGFIGLIGVAAVTGLPMWKVTAFIEENIIVMETRWEGLWMNCYRQANIRMQCKVYDSLLFLPPDLQAARGLMCASVALTSFALIVSAVGMKCTKVVDHRARTKHIVLVAGGCLFLMGCITTLIPVSWTGHVIIRDFYNPLLIDAQRRELGEALYIGWVTSALLFTAGVILLCRHAPRTQDPDERIVYNPGENIYQPGYTYQPYTYQPAYTYGPAYSQPPPGSVAYTPSQY, encoded by the coding sequence ATGGCTACCTACACTGCTTACAGTGGCTACAGCAAGCCACCTCAGTCTTACGCTGGGTCCTACTACGATGAGAAACAGGCCAGAGCCTATGCAGACTATCAAGACTCTATATATGAAGAGAAGCAGAGAATCGCGAAAAAGGACCGCCGTGAAGCCATCTGCTGTGAGGTTGTAGCCCTCATCATTGGTTTCATTGGACTAATCGGTGTGGCAGCCGTGACAGGCCTGCCAATGTGGAAGGTAACGGCTTTCATTGAGGAAAACATTATTGTCATGGAGACACGTTGGGAGGGTTTGTGGATGAACTGCTACAGACAAGCCAACATCAGGATGCAATGTAAGGTGTACGATTCCCTGCTGTTTCTGCCACCAGACCTCCAGGCTGCCAGGGGTCTGATGTGTGCCTCTGTGGCTCTGACTAGCTTTGCCCTGATCGTCTCGGCAGTGGGGATGAAGTGTACTAAGGTGGTGGACCATCGAGCTCGTACCAAGCACATTGTCCTTGTGGCAGGAGGCTGTCTGTTCCTCATGGGCTGCATCACCACCTTAATCCCTGTGTCCTGGACCGGCCACGTCATAATCAGAGATTTCTACAACCCTCTGCTGATCGATGCACAGCGCAGGGAGCTGGGGGAGGCTCTTTACATCGGCTGGGTGACCTCAGCTTTGCTTTTCACTGCCGGAGTGATCCTGCTGTGCCGTCACGCTCCACGCACCCAAGACCCAGACGAGAGAATTGTATACAACCCCGGGGAAAATATCTACCAGCCTGGATACACATACCAGCCGTATACCTACCAGCCAGCATACACCTACGGGCCTGCCTACTCTCAACCCCCACCAGGATCTGTGGCATACACACCAAGTCAGTACTAG